One window of Chamaesiphon minutus PCC 6605 genomic DNA carries:
- a CDS encoding Panacea domain-containing protein: MATAVHVANFFLSKVDREAGDTITQLKLYKLVYYAQAWNLVFLMRPLFDSDIQAWIHGPVPIELRSSFSKYGNDSIPEPESSTGDFGLDEKELKVLDLVWETYGNLNAHDLRNLSHNELPWITARGNSQESDYVNAVIEKYDIRDYYADYGSILKDGRFLIDSVVIEEDKSSLFSFSLSLKNGTSIDVPFNKLEKTLQEYRGQLTTQN; the protein is encoded by the coding sequence GTGGCTACAGCCGTACATGTTGCTAATTTCTTCTTGTCTAAGGTTGACAGAGAAGCTGGAGATACCATTACTCAGCTTAAACTTTACAAGCTAGTGTATTATGCTCAAGCTTGGAATCTTGTTTTTTTGATGAGACCACTATTTGATAGTGATATACAAGCATGGATTCATGGCCCAGTGCCTATTGAATTAAGATCGTCTTTCTCAAAGTATGGAAATGATTCAATTCCAGAGCCAGAAAGCTCAACTGGTGATTTTGGTCTAGATGAAAAAGAGTTGAAGGTCTTGGATCTGGTGTGGGAGACATATGGAAATTTGAACGCACACGATTTAAGAAACCTAAGTCATAATGAACTTCCGTGGATAACCGCACGAGGAAATAGTCAGGAATCTGATTATGTTAATGCTGTTATCGAAAAGTATGATATTCGTGATTATTATGCGGACTATGGCAGCATTTTAAAAGATGGTCGTTTTTTGATAGATTCTGTCGTTATTGAAGAAGATAAGAGTTCACTTTTCTCTTTTAGTCTGTCTCTAAAAAATGGAACGTCTATTGACGTTCCATTTAACAAGCTTGAAAAAACTCTTCAAGAATACAGAGGACAACTCACAACACAAAACTAG